A stretch of Urocitellus parryii isolate mUroPar1 unplaced genomic scaffold, mUroPar1.hap1 Scaffold_127, whole genome shotgun sequence DNA encodes these proteins:
- the LOC144251624 gene encoding uncharacterized protein LOC144251624 produces MRGGRPLGDLSAAGGCSSCAPRCSGCARPAAPSPSAVRRRARVPEPWRPRLLRRGVRAMRGGRPLGDVSAAGGCPSCAPLSSSRCSFTFCGGSHVCLSPGDRVFCVGESQASKIILEIKKAFEESLSMLKWMDEDTRKSAKEKADAIYNVIGYPNFIMDPKELDKVFNDFQTSTSRTPCDFSTSHGGSPLTSSGKPPTETSGA; encoded by the exons ATGCGCGGTGGGCGGCCTCTGGGGGACCTGAGCGCGGCAGGAGGCTGTTCCTCCTGCGCACCTCGGTGCAGCGGCTGCGCGCGTCCCGCTGCTCCTTCACCTTCTGCGGTGCGGCGGCGCGCACGTGTTCCTGAGCCCTGGCGGCCGCGTCTTCTGCGTCGGGGAGTCAG AGCCATGCGCGGTGGGCGGCCTCTGGGGGACGTGAGCGCGGCAGGAGGCTGTCCGTCGTGCGCACCGTTGAGCTCCTCGCGCTGCTCCTTCACCTTCTGCGGTGGCTCACACGTGTGCCTGAGCCCTGGCGACCGCGTCTTCTGCGTcggcgagagtcag GCCAGCAAGATAATCCTGGAGATCAAGAAGGCCTTTGAGGAGAGCCTGAGCATGCTGAAGTGGATGGATGAGGACACCCGGAAGTCAGCCAAGGAGAAG GCGGACGCCATCTACAATGTGATAGGCTACCCCAACTTCATTATGGACCCCAAGGAACTGGACAAAGTGTTCAACGAC TTCCAGACCTCTACTTCGAGAACGCCATGCGATTTTTCAACTTCTCATGGAGGGTCACCGCTGACCAGCTCAGGAAAGCCCCCAACAGAGACGA GTGGAGCATGA
- the LOC144251622 gene encoding flavin-containing monooxygenase 5-like isoform X1, which translates to MVEQYSSYSVNGEPVNGRHTLGENIADNGGLKATYRAYQNWVKKNGEEQTLPTLGLTNDQLFFLGFAQDLKPQPGPSDFTRHMWKHTGCNLGTAGKSYSFAFPFLEDSIKVVKNMISLYKKVFPPNLEKPTLAIRGLIQPLGAIMPIAELQGCWASQVFKGLKKLPSQSEMMADISRTQEEMAKRYMESQRHTIQGDYIDSMEEIADLVGVRPSLLSLAFTDSKLALQLLLGPCTPAQFHLQGPGKWDGARKTILSTDYHIRKPMKTRVMEKSYSAASAVTVDRFMLAVILFVVIMAYF; encoded by the exons ATGGTGGAGCAGTATAGCAGCTACAGCGTGAATGGGGAGCCCGTGAACGGCCGCCACACCCTTGGGGAGAACATCGCAGACAATGGGGGCCTCAAGGCGACCTATCGG gcttaccagaactgGGTAAAGAAGAATGGGGAGGAGCAGACCTTGCCCACGCTGGGTCTCACCAATGACCAGCTCTTCTTCCTGGGGTTTGCACAG GACTTGAAACCCCAGCCTGGCCCTTCAGACTTCACCCGACACATGTGGAAACACACAGGATGTAACTTGGGAACAGCTGGAAAAA GCTACAGCTTTGCCTTTCCTTTTCTGGAAGATTCTATCAAAGTGGTCAAAAATATGATATCCCTATATAAAAAGGTCTTCCCTCCCAACCTAGAAAAGCCAACTCTTGCAATCAGAGGCTTGATTCAGCCCTTAGGAGCCATTATGCCGATTGCAGAGCTCCAAGGATGCTGGGCCTCTCAAGTATTTAAAG ggcTAAAGAAATTGCCCTCACAAAGTGAAATGATGGCAGATATATCTAGGACTCAAGAGGAAATGGCAAAAAG GTACATGGAAAGCCAACGCCATACCATTCAGGGAGACTACATTGATAGCATGGAAGAGATTGCTGATTTGGTGGGAGTCAGGCCTAGTCTACTGTCTCTGGCCTTCACTGACTCCAAGCTAGCATTACAGTTACTTTTGGGACCTTGTACTCCAGCCCAGTTTCATCTACAGGGCCCTGGAAAGTGGGATGGGGCTCGAAAAACCATCCTTTCCACAGATTACCATATCAGGAAGCCCATGAAGACAAGGGTGATGGAGAAGAGTTATTCCGCAGCTTCGGCAGTGACTGTGGACAGGTTCATGCTGGCCGTCATTCTCTTTGTGGTGATCATGGCTTATTTTTAG